Proteins encoded within one genomic window of Oscillospiraceae bacterium:
- a CDS encoding aldehyde dehydrogenase family protein — MKPTFKERYQLFINGQWKDASDGATFDVYSPATGEKLTACAQATSADVDEAVRVAWAAFPAWKKTAPAERMAILNKIAAIIDENRDLLASVETADNGKPIRETMNIDVPVSADHFRYFAGAIRVEDGRAKMLDENTLSIVLQEPIGVVGQIVPWNFPLLIGSWKLAPVLASGCCTVFKPSSHTSLSLLVLAELIRDVLPPGVFNVVTGSGSRSGNSMLAHEGFSKFAFTGSTEVGGTVASAAADKLIPATLELGGKSANIFFDDCNMDIALDGLQMGILFNQGQVCAAGSRVFVQEGIYDEFVAKAAAAFDKINVGDPFDPRTQMGSLIYESHMHDVLNYIELGKQEGARVAAGGFRVTDGELGKGFFVRPTLLVDATNDMRVAQEEIFGPVAVVIKFKDEDEVVRLANESVYGLAGGVWTQDVNRAIRVARSVETGRMWVNMYNAVPAGAPFGGYKKSGIGRETDKVILEHYTQMKNIMINLSQSPSGFY, encoded by the coding sequence ATGAAACCAACATTTAAAGAGCGTTACCAGCTTTTTATCAACGGCCAATGGAAGGACGCCTCAGACGGCGCGACATTCGACGTCTACAGCCCGGCCACCGGCGAGAAGCTGACGGCCTGCGCGCAGGCGACGAGCGCCGATGTGGACGAGGCCGTTAGGGTGGCGTGGGCGGCGTTCCCCGCGTGGAAGAAGACGGCGCCCGCGGAACGCATGGCCATTTTGAACAAGATTGCCGCGATCATTGACGAGAACAGGGATCTGCTCGCGTCGGTGGAGACGGCGGACAACGGCAAGCCGATCCGCGAGACCATGAACATCGACGTGCCGGTTTCGGCGGACCACTTCCGCTATTTCGCGGGGGCGATCCGTGTGGAGGACGGCCGGGCCAAGATGCTGGATGAGAACACGTTGAGCATCGTTTTACAGGAGCCCATCGGGGTCGTCGGTCAGATAGTCCCCTGGAATTTCCCGCTGCTCATCGGTTCCTGGAAGCTGGCGCCGGTGCTGGCCAGCGGCTGTTGCACAGTGTTCAAACCTTCGAGCCACACCTCGCTCAGTCTGCTTGTGCTGGCGGAACTCATCCGCGACGTACTGCCGCCCGGCGTGTTCAACGTGGTCACTGGGTCCGGTTCCCGTTCCGGGAACAGTATGTTGGCGCACGAGGGGTTTTCGAAATTTGCCTTCACGGGCTCCACCGAAGTCGGAGGCACCGTGGCATCCGCGGCGGCGGACAAACTGATCCCGGCCACGCTGGAATTGGGCGGGAAGTCGGCGAACATCTTCTTCGACGACTGCAACATGGACATTGCGCTGGACGGCTTGCAGATGGGCATCTTGTTCAACCAAGGGCAGGTGTGCGCCGCCGGGTCGCGCGTGTTTGTACAGGAGGGCATCTACGACGAGTTCGTAGCCAAGGCGGCCGCGGCGTTCGACAAGATCAACGTGGGCGATCCGTTCGATCCGCGGACGCAGATGGGGTCGCTGATCTACGAGTCCCATATGCATGACGTACTGAACTACATCGAGCTCGGCAAGCAAGAGGGCGCCCGCGTCGCGGCGGGCGGATTCAGAGTCACGGACGGCGAGCTCGGCAAGGGTTTCTTTGTCCGGCCCACGCTGCTTGTGGACGCCACGAATGACATGCGGGTGGCGCAGGAGGAGATCTTTGGCCCGGTGGCCGTGGTTATCAAGTTCAAGGACGAGGACGAAGTCGTCAGGCTGGCCAACGAATCAGTCTATGGCTTGGCCGGCGGCGTCTGGACACAGGACGTCAACCGCGCGATCCGCGTGGCCCGATCGGTGGAAACGGGGCGCATGTGGGTGAACATGTACAATGCGGTTCCGGCCGGCGCGCCGTTTGGCGGCTACAAGAAATCCGGCATCGGGCGCGAGACCGATAAAGTGATCCTAGAACACTACACCCAGATGAAGAACATCATGATCAATCTCAGCCAGAGTCCCTCCGGTTTCTATTGA
- a CDS encoding methyl-accepting chemotaxis protein, whose product MRKLVISDESACVGCNKCVRVCPMEGASVTYTNNNQIKVKVNGERCIACGACIRACKHRARDYTDDTERFLRDLKNGAPISMFAAPAMRVGGLDGGRVLTWLRKMGVKKIHDVSLGADICIWAHIRFIQKENPKSLITQPCPAIVNYILLYEHDLIKYLSPVQSPMLCTAVYMKKYRNVTDGIAALSPCIAKSHEFEDTGYINYNVTLKKLYEYITSHNIQLPPESTDFDHEEAALGRLFSMPGGLKENIEFYLGKQLRIDQAEGPRIVYDALKLFAKQRESDLPALFDVLNCLEGCNIGTGCFHNFSRFEVGVVMDKNRRSVLTSYDREQYDALYRRFDNMFRLNDFLRRYTPKNTVQNSVTDAQIEKAFVALGKLTDEKKIFDCGACGSESCYDMARRIALGFDIPSNCVQNEKDVIESDHKKIINLSNVNLDNIDKILNDISCISGLSDEIVNSIGSVNEAISQFGKMSKDITSISQQVNILSLNASIEAARAGIHGKPFAVVAQEVKMLANKSQKTVSQTDKISSTAAESIAAINTKVTNISEAIAQAHSEISDIYNATQDTLKDFSN is encoded by the coding sequence ATGCGAAAATTGGTTATAAGCGACGAGTCCGCATGTGTCGGTTGCAACAAATGTGTGCGCGTATGTCCAATGGAAGGCGCAAGCGTCACATACACGAACAACAATCAAATAAAAGTCAAGGTAAACGGGGAAAGATGTATCGCCTGCGGTGCGTGTATCCGCGCGTGCAAACATCGCGCGCGGGATTATACGGACGACACCGAGCGTTTTTTGCGTGATCTTAAAAACGGGGCGCCCATTTCAATGTTTGCCGCGCCGGCCATGCGCGTTGGCGGGCTTGACGGCGGCAGAGTACTTACATGGCTGCGGAAAATGGGCGTTAAAAAAATACATGACGTGTCTCTGGGGGCCGATATTTGCATATGGGCACACATACGGTTTATTCAAAAGGAGAATCCAAAGTCGCTCATTACACAGCCTTGCCCCGCCATTGTAAACTACATATTGTTATATGAGCATGACCTGATAAAATACTTGTCGCCGGTGCAAAGTCCCATGCTTTGCACCGCTGTTTACATGAAAAAATATCGTAACGTCACAGACGGGATAGCGGCACTTTCACCTTGCATAGCAAAATCACATGAATTTGAAGATACTGGTTATATAAACTACAACGTAACATTGAAGAAACTATATGAATATATAACAAGTCACAACATTCAATTGCCGCCAGAGTCGACGGATTTCGACCATGAAGAAGCGGCGTTGGGGCGTCTTTTTTCGATGCCAGGTGGACTGAAGGAAAATATTGAGTTTTATTTGGGCAAGCAGCTGCGTATAGACCAGGCGGAAGGTCCGAGGATTGTCTATGACGCACTTAAATTGTTCGCAAAACAGCGTGAGAGTGATCTTCCCGCTCTATTCGATGTTTTAAACTGCCTCGAAGGGTGCAATATCGGGACAGGCTGTTTCCATAATTTTAGCAGATTTGAAGTCGGCGTCGTTATGGATAAAAACCGCAGAAGTGTGTTGACCAGCTATGACAGAGAACAATACGACGCGCTTTATCGAAGGTTTGACAATATGTTTCGGCTCAACGACTTTTTGCGTCGCTACACACCCAAAAATACCGTGCAAAACAGCGTAACTGACGCTCAAATAGAAAAAGCGTTTGTTGCTCTGGGCAAGTTAACAGACGAGAAAAAAATATTCGACTGCGGGGCGTGCGGATCTGAATCTTGTTATGATATGGCGCGGAGAATCGCGCTCGGCTTTGATATACCAAGCAATTGTGTCCAAAATGAAAAAGATGTGATTGAATCGGATCACAAGAAGATTATAAATCTGTCAAATGTAAACCTCGATAATATAGATAAAATTTTGAATGATATTTCATGTATAAGCGGTTTGTCGGATGAAATTGTCAATTCTATCGGAAGCGTCAACGAGGCGATAAGTCAATTTGGTAAAATGTCAAAAGACATCACGTCTATTTCTCAGCAAGTCAATATTCTCTCATTGAATGCGTCTATCGAAGCGGCCAGAGCAGGCATACACGGAAAGCCTTTCGCGGTAGTAGCGCAGGAAGTGAAGATGCTTGCCAACAAATCCCAGAAAACTGTTTCTCAAACGGACAAAATTTCAAGTACGGCGGCTGAATCCATTGCGGCGATCAACACGAAAGTAACAAATATATCCGAGGCTATCGCGCAAGCGCATTCTGAAATATCTGATATTTACAACGCTACACAGGATACATTAAAGGATTTCAGCAATTAA
- a CDS encoding N-acetylmuramoyl-L-alanine amidase, which translates to MHRRRRRRVRWPWLVLPAAIILLLVLFWRLAVPTTGPAPSFRPALRYRPVIDAGHGGMDGGSIMESGVREADLNLQVAVKTNLLMRFMGVPTVMLRQKDISLNNASDTGSIREIKRSDLINRVGRTEAVPDALLFSIHQNYFTESQYFGLQAFYGKAHGSRALAEIIQEAATQRLDTANTRQSAPVNADIYLMANVHCPAVLVECGFLSHPGEAEKLQSDSYQIKLAALLTSSFLRWEAEDTAGGD; encoded by the coding sequence TTGCATAGACGAAGAAGACGGCGCGTCCGGTGGCCCTGGTTGGTGCTGCCGGCGGCCATAATACTCCTGCTTGTGCTGTTTTGGCGGTTGGCCGTACCCACCACGGGGCCCGCGCCCTCATTTCGGCCTGCGTTGCGCTATCGCCCCGTCATCGACGCGGGACACGGCGGTATGGACGGCGGGAGCATCATGGAGAGCGGCGTGCGCGAGGCGGATCTCAATCTGCAGGTCGCCGTCAAAACAAACCTTCTCATGCGTTTCATGGGCGTGCCCACCGTTATGCTGCGGCAAAAAGACATCTCTCTCAACAATGCGTCGGACACCGGGAGCATCCGGGAAATCAAACGGTCGGATCTCATCAACCGGGTGGGGCGTACGGAGGCGGTGCCGGACGCGCTGCTCTTTTCGATTCATCAGAATTACTTCACCGAATCGCAGTATTTTGGCCTGCAGGCCTTTTACGGAAAAGCGCACGGCAGCCGCGCGCTGGCCGAAATCATCCAGGAAGCCGCGACACAGCGCCTAGACACGGCCAACACCCGCCAGTCGGCACCCGTAAACGCGGATATCTATCTCATGGCCAACGTGCACTGCCCGGCCGTGTTGGTGGAGTGCGGCTTTCTCTCTCACCCGGGCGAGGCGGAGAAACTGCAGAGCGACAGCTATCAAATCAAACTGGCGGCCCTCCTCACATCCTCCTTCCTGCGCTGGGAGGCTGAAGACACGGCCGGCGGCGACTGA
- a CDS encoding NPCBM/NEW2 domain-containing protein, with protein sequence MFCKRKKQIKSSISAISLAVVVIFSVVFHGAPFGLAADDVIFAGDEWNGKPVAFQINRQSAHAAFVPYDTATKALDGVKEASNYYQTLNGDWRFELADKPANRNTHFFEEGYDVSGWDTIKVPGNWQTQGYDQIIYSNTRYPWTGVESPGAPGAPVTFNPVGSYRRTFVVKPELLADGRQIFVSFQGVESAFYLWINGRAVGYSEDSYTPAEFDITPFLEVGENSISVQVFRWSDGSWLEDQDMIRLSGIFRDVYLYSKSDVEIFDYVVMTDLDENYDNADFGLRLTMRGLNADAGLGWVVSARLLDDERKPIYSESFDVSFGADKDGWGHALSNMTSAAVIAAPKLWSAEHPNLYTLLLELKDPQGKSVEFASVRIGFREVELRDWTGLFVNGKNVILKGVNRHETDPIEGRYMTEERMIQDIELMKQANINTVRTSHYPDDVRWYELCDEYGMYVVDEANIESHGVMGAVPGNNKTQWSANCVDRVTSLVQRDKNHPSVIMWSLGNEAGAGSVFQDLYDAVKAQDPTRPVHYFNSSGDGSAAYSDDRSSTYPSADGKFSGRLSLPAIAADNNPKPYFAHEYAHSMGNSTGNMQEYVDMFEYSDKLIGGCIWDWADQTVYTKIPGQDTVVRSLVDDGPGKLKTETFTGNLTPSKPGTGNAALRGTALLPADANLNAGRSSITLEARVYPERTSQQYVTIAAKGNEQITLQYLSSGKIEFCYKSGSSTWISVAPNAPSNWFDNWHHVAGVFDASSRSMTVYIDGNAAGSLTNIAPEFLVRNVNTQQYAIGTNTERSGRNFVGLIDDVHVYDRALSPDELRDADRGPDGADVAFWVDFDAFVAGKVKDLGLKGYEFVYNGSLEVFGAADGNGSALNGTAVLESDERLNITGSLTLEALVFPKTVTGNNVNGAIITKGNSQYAMKYIGTNSKKVIEFFIYDANQTGGSSSKWLSVEADVPDDWFENWHTVAATFDADVKQISIYIDGALSVSQSVLGSAFSAADYPVAIGMDTERSGRVFSGYIDNVHIYRRALTQDELNRTNRTPDDPDVALWMRFDEIAEEVTKVPDGDALYYSAYGGDWGDNPNDGNFSGDGIVAADRTPHPGYYEVKKAYQGFRITKADLHSGVVKIDNLLEFSNLNEYEVCWETLENDKVICAGVLTDDEADVPPASSRLVTLGRVAPETVVDGKDYILMVSIRLKKAERWAKAEFETAFEQFENPFVPNESGVLADIGAFDADAVAQSVNVLSVSGAGFSLSLNTQSGALTSYRVNGKETLADPLIPNYWRPRIDNSAINGKYNDPAATVSAVTVDSTDKKITVDVTLTYASLNNSVNNIRYVIYPTGAVAVTAHFQPKSSENLGRIGMKFQMPAGFDRVTYYGRGPEENHIDRNTGSKIGVYDTTPDDMFVPYLRPQNTGNRTGVRWAALSDQDGDGLLISTADGMEFSTLHYAASELNTKAHPYQLKKSPQTHVTLDLIQEGVGNGSCGPTVLEQYMVKTNRDYTFNFRIQPVKRVVDDVQMLMDEAQTLILSETITGIKVDGRLQPDFSLDKREYVIPYLSGRGDLPVVEAVTAHKSIAAEVVQAQSWDGVATICVNDIDGSPMEFTVRFTQSEEIPIADVAWVSATTGWGSIAKNTNLNGGPIRLTVDGQKQSFDTGLTVHATARLTYDLTGLQYEIFDAWYGLEWEGGTDSSGNPSLGLATFEIWLDGERVAYAPNVTQETEASHVRLNVAGAKELVLYVDQGVSNGHDHASWADAKFVSRAEQDLADIRVTEAPDMIRLAKGNVYDVGVKTEPADVSVYCAVTPAGKIADIRGSRITARETGAAECVIYLTKEGYRPKTISVPIRVYEGGYPEIVALQDVSVVTLTGLEPALPAQVRAGYADGLTALTGVRWSSVDPSQYAAPGRFVLTGTVEDTNLQPLCTVTVSATNTISQIRPVKIYVEEGDIPALPAFVTAFMADGTATDVKVMWGVASGFVPGVYEVWGDVEGTAVKAVCELHVYSAVRMVTALAASAVQTNAWIAPILPQTAIATYADGGTEVFLIDHWESVAPEQYNHAGVFEVRGYVTGYGAPAVCTVTVVSNNISVDDRAVIEPIFLPDSDSAFYNPAFTVSAHADVTVYLLAAAYDGVGRLVRAVSSIAVLALGESASLQAALVRPSEAISYQFFLWDADMKPLAKITALS encoded by the coding sequence ATGTTCTGTAAACGCAAAAAGCAAATCAAAAGCTCCATCTCCGCAATTTCCCTGGCAGTTGTCGTGATCTTCAGCGTTGTGTTTCACGGAGCGCCCTTTGGTTTGGCTGCTGACGACGTAATTTTCGCGGGCGACGAGTGGAACGGGAAACCAGTTGCCTTTCAGATCAATCGTCAGAGTGCTCACGCGGCTTTTGTACCGTATGACACCGCGACCAAGGCACTCGACGGCGTGAAGGAAGCTTCGAACTATTACCAGACGCTAAACGGCGATTGGCGTTTCGAGTTGGCGGACAAGCCGGCCAACCGAAACACGCATTTTTTTGAGGAAGGCTATGACGTGAGCGGATGGGACACAATCAAGGTGCCGGGCAACTGGCAAACCCAAGGCTATGATCAGATCATTTACAGCAACACACGTTACCCCTGGACAGGTGTGGAAAGCCCCGGCGCGCCGGGCGCGCCCGTGACGTTTAACCCGGTGGGCTCCTACCGCAGGACGTTTGTCGTCAAACCGGAACTCCTCGCGGACGGCCGACAGATCTTTGTGTCGTTTCAGGGCGTGGAGTCCGCGTTTTATCTGTGGATCAACGGGCGCGCTGTCGGCTACAGCGAGGACAGTTACACCCCGGCGGAGTTCGACATCACGCCGTTTCTAGAGGTGGGTGAAAATTCCATATCTGTTCAGGTCTTCCGCTGGTCGGACGGCAGCTGGCTGGAAGATCAGGACATGATCCGCCTGAGCGGCATCTTTCGCGACGTATATCTGTATTCCAAGTCCGATGTGGAGATTTTCGATTACGTGGTCATGACGGATCTGGATGAGAACTACGATAACGCGGATTTCGGCCTGCGCCTCACCATGCGCGGGCTGAACGCGGATGCGGGATTGGGCTGGGTTGTCAGTGCCCGGCTGCTTGATGATGAAAGAAAGCCGATTTACAGCGAGTCCTTTGACGTGTCTTTCGGCGCGGACAAAGACGGATGGGGTCACGCGCTGTCCAATATGACGTCTGCCGCGGTCATTGCCGCGCCCAAACTTTGGTCTGCTGAACATCCAAACCTATATACGCTGCTGCTGGAGCTGAAGGATCCTCAGGGAAAGAGCGTGGAATTTGCCAGCGTACGGATTGGTTTTCGTGAGGTCGAACTTCGCGACTGGACAGGGCTGTTTGTCAACGGCAAAAATGTGATCCTCAAGGGCGTGAACCGCCACGAGACGGATCCGATCGAGGGCAGGTACATGACCGAAGAGCGGATGATCCAGGATATCGAGCTGATGAAACAGGCCAACATCAACACGGTGCGCACATCGCATTACCCCGACGATGTCAGATGGTATGAACTGTGTGACGAATATGGCATGTATGTGGTGGACGAGGCCAACATAGAATCGCACGGTGTGATGGGTGCCGTGCCGGGCAACAACAAAACGCAGTGGAGCGCCAACTGCGTCGATCGGGTGACGAGTCTTGTGCAGAGAGACAAAAATCATCCCTCTGTCATCATGTGGTCGCTGGGCAACGAAGCTGGCGCGGGCAGCGTGTTTCAAGATCTGTATGACGCCGTCAAGGCGCAGGATCCGACGCGGCCCGTTCACTATTTCAATAGCAGTGGAGACGGTTCGGCGGCGTATTCTGACGACAGGTCCTCCACATATCCGTCGGCCGACGGCAAATTCTCCGGACGTTTGAGTTTGCCCGCGATCGCCGCCGACAACAATCCCAAACCCTATTTTGCGCATGAGTATGCCCATTCTATGGGGAACAGCACCGGTAATATGCAGGAGTATGTCGATATGTTTGAATACAGCGACAAATTGATCGGCGGCTGTATATGGGACTGGGCGGATCAGACGGTCTATACAAAAATACCTGGACAGGACACGGTGGTGCGCTCCCTGGTGGACGACGGACCCGGTAAGCTCAAGACGGAGACGTTCACAGGCAATCTTACACCCAGCAAACCGGGAACAGGCAATGCCGCGCTACGCGGGACAGCGCTGCTGCCGGCCGATGCGAATCTCAACGCCGGGAGGAGTAGCATCACTCTGGAAGCACGGGTGTATCCTGAGCGTACGAGTCAGCAGTATGTCACCATCGCGGCCAAAGGAAACGAGCAGATTACGCTGCAATATTTGAGCTCCGGTAAAATTGAATTCTGCTACAAATCGGGAAGCAGCACCTGGATTTCCGTTGCGCCCAATGCGCCGTCGAACTGGTTTGACAATTGGCACCATGTGGCGGGTGTATTCGACGCCTCAAGCCGGTCTATGACGGTGTACATCGACGGCAATGCGGCGGGCAGCCTGACAAACATAGCGCCTGAATTTTTGGTCCGCAATGTCAACACACAGCAGTATGCCATCGGGACAAACACTGAGCGGTCAGGCCGAAACTTTGTCGGTTTGATAGACGACGTGCATGTCTATGACAGGGCACTCTCTCCCGACGAGCTCAGGGACGCTGACCGAGGACCGGACGGGGCCGATGTGGCATTCTGGGTCGATTTCGACGCCTTTGTGGCAGGTAAAGTGAAGGATCTTGGCTTGAAAGGTTATGAATTTGTATACAATGGGTCTCTTGAGGTGTTCGGCGCAGCGGATGGCAATGGCAGCGCTCTGAACGGTACGGCTGTCTTGGAATCGGATGAGAGATTGAATATCACGGGCAGCCTCACGCTGGAGGCCCTTGTGTTTCCAAAGACAGTCACAGGAAACAATGTGAACGGGGCAATCATCACAAAAGGCAATTCACAGTACGCGATGAAGTACATTGGGACAAACAGTAAAAAAGTCATTGAGTTTTTCATCTATGATGCGAATCAGACGGGAGGATCGAGTTCGAAATGGCTGTCGGTGGAAGCCGACGTGCCGGATGACTGGTTTGAAAACTGGCACACCGTAGCGGCCACCTTCGATGCCGATGTAAAACAAATCAGCATCTACATAGACGGCGCCTTGTCAGTGAGTCAGAGTGTGCTTGGCAGCGCATTCAGCGCCGCCGATTATCCTGTGGCCATCGGCATGGATACCGAACGATCCGGCAGGGTGTTCTCCGGCTATATCGACAATGTGCACATCTACAGACGTGCGCTGACACAGGATGAGTTGAACCGCACCAACCGGACGCCGGACGATCCGGATGTCGCCCTCTGGATGAGGTTTGACGAGATCGCGGAAGAGGTGACGAAGGTGCCCGACGGGGATGCCCTCTACTATTCCGCCTACGGCGGCGACTGGGGAGACAACCCCAACGACGGGAACTTCTCTGGCGACGGCATCGTGGCCGCCGACAGGACGCCGCACCCGGGGTACTACGAGGTAAAGAAGGCCTATCAGGGCTTTCGAATTACAAAGGCGGATTTGCACAGTGGCGTGGTAAAAATCGACAACTTGCTGGAATTTAGCAATCTAAACGAATATGAAGTTTGCTGGGAAACTTTGGAAAATGATAAAGTCATATGCGCAGGCGTCTTGACGGACGATGAGGCGGATGTGCCGCCTGCGTCGTCCAGACTGGTGACGCTGGGCCGGGTCGCGCCCGAGACCGTCGTAGACGGGAAGGATTATATACTGATGGTGTCCATCCGGCTGAAAAAAGCCGAACGCTGGGCAAAGGCCGAGTTTGAGACGGCGTTTGAGCAATTTGAGAATCCCTTTGTGCCAAACGAATCCGGGGTACTGGCCGACATCGGTGCCTTCGACGCGGATGCCGTCGCGCAGTCGGTCAACGTGCTGTCCGTCAGTGGAGCGGGGTTCAGCCTGTCTCTCAACACACAGAGCGGCGCGCTCACCTCGTACAGAGTGAACGGAAAAGAGACGCTGGCGGATCCTCTCATTCCCAATTACTGGAGGCCGCGTATAGACAACAGCGCGATAAACGGCAAATACAACGATCCGGCCGCGACGGTGAGCGCGGTGACCGTAGACAGCACGGACAAAAAAATCACAGTGGACGTCACGCTGACATACGCGTCGCTCAACAATTCCGTCAACAACATCCGTTATGTCATCTATCCAACGGGCGCAGTGGCTGTCACGGCCCATTTCCAGCCAAAGTCCAGCGAGAATCTGGGGCGTATTGGCATGAAATTTCAGATGCCGGCCGGCTTCGACCGTGTGACCTATTACGGCAGAGGCCCGGAGGAGAACCACATCGACCGAAACACCGGATCGAAAATCGGCGTTTACGACACGACGCCGGATGACATGTTTGTGCCGTATCTGCGCCCTCAAAACACGGGCAACCGCACCGGCGTCCGCTGGGCGGCCCTGTCTGACCAGGACGGCGACGGCCTGCTCATCTCGACGGCGGACGGTATGGAATTTAGTACGCTGCACTACGCGGCGTCCGAGCTCAACACCAAAGCGCATCCGTATCAATTGAAAAAATCGCCGCAGACGCACGTCACGCTGGATTTGATCCAAGAGGGCGTCGGCAACGGGAGCTGTGGCCCGACCGTGCTGGAACAGTACATGGTGAAAACCAACCGCGATTACACATTCAACTTCCGGATTCAGCCGGTAAAGCGCGTTGTGGACGACGTGCAGATGCTGATGGACGAGGCGCAGACACTGATCCTCAGCGAGACGATCACCGGCATCAAAGTGGACGGCAGGCTTCAGCCGGATTTCAGTTTGGACAAAAGGGAGTATGTCATCCCGTATCTGTCCGGACGCGGAGACCTGCCTGTTGTGGAGGCCGTGACAGCGCACAAATCGATCGCCGCCGAGGTTGTCCAAGCGCAGAGTTGGGACGGCGTCGCCACAATATGCGTAAACGACATCGACGGCAGCCCGATGGAATTCACTGTCCGCTTCACGCAAAGCGAAGAGATCCCGATTGCGGACGTCGCCTGGGTATCGGCGACAACCGGCTGGGGCAGTATCGCAAAAAACACGAATTTGAACGGCGGCCCCATACGGCTTACGGTGGACGGACAGAAACAATCCTTTGATACAGGTCTCACGGTGCACGCGACCGCTCGCCTCACATACGATCTGACCGGACTGCAATATGAGATCTTCGACGCGTGGTACGGCTTGGAATGGGAAGGCGGGACAGACAGCAGCGGGAACCCGTCGTTGGGCCTCGCGACATTTGAAATCTGGTTGGACGGCGAACGAGTGGCGTATGCCCCCAATGTCACCCAGGAAACAGAGGCCAGCCATGTCCGGCTCAATGTCGCCGGCGCCAAAGAGCTGGTGTTGTATGTGGACCAGGGCGTGTCCAACGGACACGACCACGCCTCGTGGGCGGATGCGAAATTTGTCTCCCGCGCAGAGCAGGATCTTGCAGATATCCGGGTCACCGAGGCGCCGGATATGATCCGACTGGCGAAGGGCAATGTTTACGATGTCGGAGTGAAGACGGAACCCGCCGACGTTTCGGTGTACTGCGCGGTCACGCCGGCCGGCAAAATCGCTGACATACGGGGCAGTCGGATAACCGCAAGGGAGACGGGCGCCGCCGAATGTGTGATCTACCTCACGAAAGAAGGTTACCGGCCCAAGACAATTTCAGTTCCGATCCGTGTGTACGAGGGCGGCTATCCAGAGATCGTGGCCTTGCAAGATGTGTCGGTTGTGACGCTGACCGGGTTGGAACCGGCTTTGCCGGCGCAGGTGAGAGCGGGGTACGCCGACGGGCTGACCGCACTGACGGGTGTGCGGTGGAGCAGCGTGGATCCGTCACAATATGCCGCGCCCGGCCGTTTTGTTCTGACAGGTACGGTCGAGGACACAAACCTACAGCCCCTGTGCACCGTCACTGTGAGCGCAACCAACACCATTTCTCAGATCCGCCCTGTGAAGATCTATGTCGAAGAAGGCGATATCCCAGCCCTGCCGGCATTTGTGACGGCGTTCATGGCAGACGGGACTGCGACGGATGTGAAAGTGATGTGGGGTGTCGCGTCCGGATTTGTACCTGGCGTCTACGAAGTGTGGGGCGACGTCGAGGGGACTGCCGTGAAAGCCGTTTGCGAACTGCATGTGTACAGCGCCGTCAGGATGGTGACGGCGCTGGCGGCCTCCGCTGTGCAGACCAACGCGTGGATTGCGCCGATTCTTCCGCAGACAGCGATTGCCACCTACGCGGACGGCGGTACGGAGGTGTTTTTGATTGACCACTGGGAATCGGTTGCGCCGGAACAATACAATCACGCAGGCGTGTTCGAGGTGAGAGGGTACGTCACGGGGTACGGCGCACCGGCGGTCTGCACCGTGACGGTGGTATCAAACAACATCTCCGTTGACGACCGGGCAGTCATTGAGCCGATCTTCCTCCCGGACAGCGATAGCGCGTTTTACAACCCGGCGTTCACCGTCAGTGCTCACGCCGACGTCACGGTCTATCTGTTGGCCGCAGCCTATGACGGCGTCGGCAGACTGGTCCGCGCGGTTTCTTCCATAGCGGTACTGGCCCTCGGTGAGAGCGCATCGCTGCAGGCCGCACTGGTCCGCCCGTCCGAGGCGATTTCATATCAATTTTTCCTGTGGGACGCCGATATGAAACCTCTCGCCAAAATCACCGCGTTGTCATAA